A region from the Candidatus Eremiobacterota bacterium genome encodes:
- a CDS encoding Uma2 family endonuclease yields the protein MSIHEIVLPETKPETEWILGRAVQKVSPTWAHGRLQVAFSVALWPWAEGRGQIATEWRFRVAPPNEIRRPLVPDISYLSNERFADLEDGLDAEAPPLAPDVAIEILSPGDSKRRLDHKIGVYLASGASLVIVVEPRDRTVRLHDAHGLRVLRGDDVIEHPAMP from the coding sequence ATGTCGATACACGAGATCGTCCTCCCCGAGACCAAGCCCGAGACCGAGTGGATCCTCGGCCGCGCGGTGCAGAAAGTGAGCCCAACGTGGGCGCACGGGCGCCTTCAGGTTGCGTTTTCTGTCGCGCTCTGGCCGTGGGCCGAGGGTCGTGGACAGATCGCGACCGAGTGGCGGTTCCGTGTCGCGCCGCCGAACGAGATCCGCCGACCGCTCGTGCCGGACATCTCCTACCTCTCGAACGAGCGGTTTGCCGATTTGGAAGACGGGCTTGACGCCGAGGCACCGCCGTTGGCGCCGGACGTCGCGATCGAAATCTTGTCGCCCGGCGACAGCAAGCGCCGGCTCGACCACAAGATCGGCGTTTACCTCGCAAGCGGCGCGTCATTGGTGATCGTCGTCGAACCGCGCGACCGCACCGTTCGGCTCCACGACGCGCATGGCTTGCGCGTCTTGCGCGGCGACGACGTGATCGAGCATCCGGCGATGCCCG
- a CDS encoding RDD family protein: MSTPPPPSGDDLEATVAMPRVTPPPPPQRRVIEPAVVEPVRGTVIPPPGVTVVPERRPDVGNPLGYVAARFFAFALDLVLIAVFATTLMYSLIAINPITGLPNNNETAFDATLALGTALALVYVWVSEALFGTTIGKLVFGLHVFALRERGVGLARAFLRGLLRPIDLLLIGGILALLPAHRRLGDFAAGTIVGRSPLRGFAPLLGWVLVLVICGIPVVLIGFGGTMRSLITFYEFVPNLAVHAWHGVQSVATTFRPR; encoded by the coding sequence ATGTCGACCCCTCCGCCTCCGTCCGGCGACGACCTCGAAGCGACCGTTGCGATGCCGCGGGTGACGCCGCCGCCCCCGCCGCAGCGCCGCGTCATCGAGCCGGCGGTCGTCGAGCCGGTCAGGGGGACGGTGATCCCGCCGCCCGGGGTGACCGTCGTTCCGGAGCGGCGTCCCGACGTCGGAAACCCGCTCGGGTACGTCGCGGCGCGCTTCTTCGCGTTCGCGCTGGACCTCGTGCTGATCGCGGTGTTCGCGACGACGCTGATGTACTCGCTGATCGCGATCAACCCGATCACCGGGCTGCCGAACAACAACGAGACCGCGTTCGACGCGACGCTCGCGCTCGGCACCGCGCTGGCGCTCGTCTACGTGTGGGTGAGCGAGGCGCTCTTCGGCACGACGATCGGGAAGCTCGTCTTCGGGCTGCACGTGTTCGCGCTCCGCGAACGCGGCGTCGGCTTGGCGCGCGCGTTCCTGCGCGGTCTGCTGCGGCCGATCGATCTGCTGCTGATCGGCGGGATTCTCGCATTGCTGCCGGCGCATCGGCGGCTGGGCGACTTCGCGGCCGGAACGATCGTCGGGCGCAGCCCGCTGCGCGGGTTCGCGCCGCTGCTCGGCTGGGTGTTGGTGCTCGTCATCTGCGGGATCCCGGTCGTGCTGATCGGCTTCGGCGGGACGATGCGCTCGTTGATCACCTTCTACGAGTTCGTGCCGAATCTAGCCGTGCACGCCTGGCACGGCGTGCAGTCGGTCGCAACGACGTTCAGGCCGCGCTAG
- a CDS encoding AMP-binding protein, whose protein sequence is MTEAALIWDVPAEFNFARDVIDRLAREDRRGLLFVDAAGKRREYTFTQIADASKRWAAVLRDAGVKKGERVVVVLPKIPEWLFCMTALLRIGAVAVPSAEQLRAKDLLYRANHSGAVAVVAHVSNAAEFDAMRAEAPGLKTWLLVGGEREGWTAADPLLARAQPWEGEPTRKDDLAYIVYTSGTTKDPKGVVHSVAYTYAKRMQASVWFDVKRDDLVWCTAGTGWAKSLWNVLLGPWSCGAPIVLHEGGFVPEERMDLIRDLGVTVLCQAPTEYRLEAKLPDLGARWKLPQLRHCVSAGEPLNPEVIERWKDAFGLTILDGYGQTENTLLVANRPGTDVRPGSMGKPTPGHEVAVVDEHGNACEPGEVGDIALRGDPPSLFRGYYKNDEETKSSRRGEWYLTGDRAQVDDDGYFWFVGRADDVISSGAYRIGPFEVESALLGHPAVMESAVVGSPDPDRGNVVKAFVVLRPGYEASDALVKELQEHCKRVTAPYKYPREIEFVAELPKTRSGKIRRVELRQAELRKKGATAASGFV, encoded by the coding sequence ATGACCGAAGCAGCGCTGATCTGGGACGTTCCGGCCGAGTTCAACTTCGCCCGCGACGTGATCGACCGGTTGGCGCGCGAGGACCGGCGCGGGCTGCTGTTCGTCGACGCCGCCGGAAAGCGGCGCGAGTACACGTTCACCCAGATCGCCGATGCGTCGAAGCGGTGGGCGGCGGTGCTGCGCGACGCGGGCGTGAAGAAGGGCGAGCGGGTCGTCGTCGTGCTGCCGAAGATTCCCGAGTGGCTGTTCTGCATGACGGCGCTGCTGCGGATCGGCGCGGTCGCGGTGCCGAGCGCGGAGCAGCTGCGCGCCAAAGACCTGCTCTACCGCGCCAACCACAGCGGCGCGGTCGCGGTCGTCGCGCACGTGTCGAACGCGGCCGAGTTCGACGCGATGCGCGCCGAGGCGCCCGGCCTGAAAACGTGGCTGCTGGTAGGCGGCGAGCGCGAGGGCTGGACCGCGGCCGATCCGCTGCTCGCGCGCGCGCAGCCGTGGGAAGGCGAGCCGACGCGCAAGGACGACCTGGCGTACATCGTCTACACGAGCGGCACGACGAAAGACCCGAAAGGCGTGGTGCATTCGGTCGCCTACACGTACGCGAAGCGCATGCAAGCGTCGGTGTGGTTCGATGTGAAGCGTGACGATCTCGTGTGGTGCACCGCCGGCACCGGCTGGGCGAAGTCGTTGTGGAACGTGTTGCTCGGGCCGTGGTCGTGCGGCGCGCCGATCGTCTTGCACGAAGGCGGCTTCGTCCCCGAAGAGCGGATGGATCTGATTCGCGATCTCGGCGTGACCGTGCTGTGCCAGGCGCCGACCGAGTACCGTCTGGAAGCGAAGCTGCCCGATCTCGGCGCGCGCTGGAAATTGCCGCAGCTGCGCCACTGCGTCAGCGCCGGCGAGCCGCTGAACCCGGAAGTGATCGAACGCTGGAAGGACGCGTTCGGGCTGACGATTCTCGACGGTTACGGCCAGACCGAGAACACGCTGCTGGTCGCGAACCGGCCCGGCACGGACGTGCGCCCCGGCTCGATGGGGAAGCCGACGCCGGGCCACGAGGTCGCGGTCGTCGACGAGCACGGCAACGCGTGCGAGCCGGGCGAGGTCGGCGACATCGCGCTGCGCGGCGATCCGCCCTCGCTCTTCCGCGGCTACTACAAGAACGACGAGGAGACGAAGAGCTCGCGGCGCGGCGAGTGGTATCTGACCGGCGACCGCGCGCAGGTCGACGACGACGGCTACTTCTGGTTCGTCGGCCGCGCGGACGACGTGATCTCGTCGGGCGCATACCGCATCGGACCCTTCGAGGTGGAGAGCGCGCTGCTGGGGCATCCGGCGGTGATGGAGTCGGCGGTCGTCGGCTCGCCCGATCCGGATCGTGGAAACGTCGTCAAAGCGTTCGTCGTGCTGCGACCGGGATACGAAGCGAGCGACGCGCTCGTCAAAGAGCTGCAGGAGCACTGCAAGCGCGTCACCGCGCCGTACAAGTATCCGCGCGAGATCGAGTTCGTCGCCGAGCTGCCGAAGACGCGCTCCGGGAAGATCCGGCGCGTCGAGCTGCGCCAAGCGGAACTGCGCAAGAAAGGCGCGACGGCCGCCAGCGGTTTTGTCTAA
- a CDS encoding TonB-dependent receptor: protein MNPIRAALAALTCASIAVVSAAPARADVVGVVRGTLTRADHRPLAGVIVTLAGDRTSLTATTGSDGRFAFPRVPFGHYNLSAATAEGPALASIDVASDAIVDVALVPTPVIGRTGATTTSVRGTPVSENAYGARRLAALPRNDRLDAIVEQVPGVVRFSYNEPVAHGFHGLSYELDGAPLPQSTSSNFAQLIDPRNAQAVEVFTGAFPAEFGGSRQGAVVNVLSGGTEAGSGGALTLGAGELGTSDARLAEHFTAGRASFSLALNGSRTGRGLDAPSQNAQHDDASSADQFLRIALPMGERDLLAADLSNQYSSFQIPINTVGSFQSPLVSVPGTDDVQREYDRFASLSYTHTSKDGNGYVRVVPWARYNRVVYAGDLANDVLANVVNPDGSLTPQNGLREDRAATYTGLRVSAFRASDRHALKIGADVQAENFSSNSLIRITGTPDFTDIAAQRGTQTGLYVEDKWSATPRLAINAGLRYDHSTGYVGGSQLSPRFEINDEIAPNTVLHAYYGRLYSAPALEDVRRDAVVTQTSASAAPVYDLQPEHDTYVEVGLAHTFKPGLRGYVNAFDRNVTNVLDTTQLANTPLFAVFNNTVGRDRGIEGRLDASSARVDAGVSATYQRALAGGISGSTFLFPPGSTSDITLQPEDHDATWEGNAFYTRHFGSGLKSFATLQTEYSTGFPTQFENGQGRLPAHWILDASLGRNADRSSHGVGYTLSVENLFDKRYLIKVNNGFNTTQWNAPRRIVLRLTAPW, encoded by the coding sequence ATGAATCCCATCCGCGCGGCGCTCGCCGCGCTCACCTGCGCTTCGATCGCCGTCGTCTCGGCGGCGCCGGCGCGCGCCGACGTCGTCGGCGTCGTGCGCGGCACGCTGACGCGCGCCGACCACCGCCCGCTCGCCGGCGTGATCGTGACGCTGGCCGGCGACCGCACCAGCCTGACCGCAACGACCGGCTCCGACGGCCGCTTCGCGTTCCCGCGCGTGCCGTTCGGACACTACAACCTGAGCGCGGCGACCGCCGAGGGTCCGGCGCTCGCGAGCATCGACGTCGCGAGCGACGCGATCGTCGACGTCGCGCTCGTTCCGACGCCCGTGATCGGCCGCACCGGCGCGACGACGACCAGCGTGCGCGGCACGCCCGTCTCGGAGAACGCGTACGGCGCGCGCCGGCTGGCGGCGCTGCCGCGCAACGACCGGCTCGACGCGATCGTCGAGCAAGTCCCCGGCGTGGTGCGGTTCTCGTACAACGAGCCCGTCGCGCACGGTTTCCACGGTTTGAGCTACGAGCTCGACGGGGCGCCGCTGCCGCAGTCGACCAGCTCGAACTTCGCGCAGCTCATCGACCCGCGCAACGCGCAGGCGGTCGAAGTCTTCACCGGCGCGTTTCCGGCCGAGTTCGGCGGCTCGCGCCAGGGCGCGGTCGTGAACGTGCTCAGCGGCGGAACGGAAGCGGGCTCGGGCGGCGCGCTGACGCTCGGCGCGGGCGAGCTCGGCACCTCCGACGCGCGCTTGGCGGAGCACTTCACCGCCGGCCGCGCGTCGTTCTCGCTCGCGCTCAACGGCTCGCGCACCGGCCGCGGCCTCGACGCGCCCTCGCAGAACGCGCAGCACGATGACGCCTCGAGCGCGGACCAGTTTCTGCGCATCGCGCTGCCGATGGGCGAGCGCGATCTGCTCGCCGCCGATCTGTCCAACCAGTACTCCTCGTTTCAGATTCCGATCAACACCGTGGGCTCGTTCCAGTCGCCGCTCGTCTCGGTTCCGGGGACCGACGACGTGCAGCGCGAGTACGACCGCTTCGCCAGCCTCTCGTACACGCACACCTCGAAGGACGGCAACGGCTACGTGCGCGTCGTGCCGTGGGCGCGCTACAACCGCGTCGTCTACGCGGGCGATCTCGCCAACGACGTGCTGGCGAACGTCGTCAACCCGGACGGCTCGCTGACGCCGCAGAACGGCCTGCGCGAGGACCGCGCGGCGACCTACACCGGGTTGCGCGTCTCGGCATTCCGCGCCAGCGACCGGCACGCCCTGAAGATCGGTGCCGACGTGCAGGCGGAGAACTTCAGCTCCAACTCGCTGATCCGGATCACCGGCACCCCCGACTTCACCGACATCGCGGCGCAGCGCGGAACGCAGACCGGTTTGTACGTCGAGGACAAGTGGAGTGCGACGCCGCGGCTGGCGATCAACGCCGGATTGCGCTACGACCACAGCACCGGCTACGTCGGCGGCTCGCAGCTGAGCCCGCGGTTCGAGATCAACGACGAGATCGCGCCGAACACGGTGCTGCACGCCTACTACGGCCGGCTCTATTCCGCGCCGGCTCTCGAAGACGTGCGCCGCGACGCGGTCGTCACGCAAACGTCTGCGAGCGCGGCGCCCGTGTACGATCTCCAGCCCGAGCACGACACGTACGTCGAAGTCGGCCTCGCGCACACGTTCAAGCCGGGCTTGCGCGGATACGTCAACGCGTTCGACCGCAACGTGACCAACGTGCTGGACACGACGCAGCTGGCCAACACGCCGTTGTTCGCCGTTTTCAACAACACGGTCGGCCGCGACCGCGGAATCGAGGGGCGCCTCGACGCGTCCTCGGCGCGCGTCGACGCGGGCGTCTCGGCGACCTATCAGCGTGCCTTGGCCGGCGGCATCTCCGGCAGCACGTTCCTTTTTCCGCCCGGCTCGACGAGCGACATCACGCTGCAGCCGGAAGACCACGACGCGACCTGGGAGGGGAACGCCTTCTACACCCGCCATTTCGGCAGCGGCCTGAAATCGTTCGCGACGCTGCAGACCGAGTACAGCACCGGCTTCCCGACGCAGTTCGAGAACGGTCAAGGGCGGCTGCCGGCGCACTGGATCCTCGACGCGTCGCTCGGTCGCAATGCGGACCGCAGCTCGCACGGGGTCGGCTACACGCTCTCGGTCGAGAACCTGTTCGACAAACGCTATCTGATCAAGGTGAACAACGGCTTCAACACGACGCAGTGGAACGCGCCGCGGCGCATCGTGCTGCGGCTGACCGCGCCGTGGTGA
- a CDS encoding BolA family transcriptional regulator — protein sequence MLRETMPDAHVKVYDMTGTMDHLEVLVTSKAFAGVSPLDRHRMVEKALAPARADGRIHALQIRTATPEDSHG from the coding sequence ATGCTCCGCGAGACGATGCCGGACGCGCACGTCAAGGTCTACGACATGACCGGCACCATGGACCACCTGGAAGTGTTGGTGACTTCGAAAGCGTTCGCGGGCGTCTCGCCGCTCGACCGCCACCGGATGGTCGAGAAGGCGCTCGCTCCCGCCCGCGCCGACGGCCGCATCCACGCCCTCCAAATTCGCACCGCCACCCCCGAGGACTCACATGGCTGA
- a CDS encoding glutaredoxin — MADLHDEIKREIADNTILVYGKGTKDAPRCGFTLETIQFFSAFGYPFEVIDVLEDMPKREALSQMTDWNTLPKVFIDGQFYGDTDILGPMAQSGELTKVLEKAFEGKGVTPTIQLR, encoded by the coding sequence ATGGCTGACCTGCACGACGAGATCAAGCGCGAGATCGCCGACAACACGATTCTCGTCTACGGCAAAGGAACCAAAGACGCGCCGCGCTGCGGCTTCACGCTCGAGACGATTCAATTCTTCAGCGCGTTCGGCTACCCGTTCGAGGTGATCGACGTGCTCGAGGACATGCCCAAGCGCGAAGCGCTCTCGCAGATGACCGACTGGAACACGCTGCCGAAAGTCTTCATCGACGGCCAGTTCTACGGCGACACCGACATCCTGGGACCGATGGCGCAGAGCGGCGAGCTGACGAAGGTGTTGGAGAAGGCGTTCGAAGGCAAGGGCGTCACGCCGACGATCCAGCTCCGCTAG